The following coding sequences are from one Primulina eburnea isolate SZY01 chromosome 15, ASM2296580v1, whole genome shotgun sequence window:
- the LOC140814955 gene encoding uncharacterized protein, which translates to MKNHHFFSSDEEHNAAQNPSFCWWRTAEDFDENGRFKVEISDPSMLTPRLKVLREMERLAFVSGEGLDDFRHKLMTYRAGDFWVPIGGIKKEEMDVPKVVTVLLTGLAGSGKSSLINLMYSVLGRSGLIPFAQTSGESSNYTTMYLEEHNVLRSPRNGFCVFNTRGLDQDQMEEGLKEVSGWMADGVRHNQPCFRQQDENVKELGGSMQGITSSRYVKRKVNCVMLVANLSLVSKAFESSDLRSINALRDLYNLPSAKSANENPILILTHGDTLNAEDRINGRLKLCEYLGIPETTGAYDIPCLTEQGILAEESDPVTAFALTEAVYRALLQSDRTHLPKKLFLDYIILVFSWIMWCIASFFALLAHLFAKFGHHQKKLKL; encoded by the exons ATGAAGAACCACCATTTCTTCAGCAGCGACGAGGAGCATAATGCGGCACAGAACCCGTCTTTCTGCTGGTGGAGGACGGCGGAGGACTTCGATGAGAATGGGCGTTTCAAGGTTGAGATCTCCGACCCGTCCATGTTGACTCCGAGGCTTAAAGTTCTCAGAGAAATGGAGAGGCTCGCTTTCGTATCCGGTGAAGGGCTGGATGATTTCAGGCACAAGTTGATGACTTACAGGGCTGGCGATTTCTGGGTGCCGATTGGGGGAATCAAGAAAGAGGAAATGGACGTGCCGAAGGTTGTCACCGTTCTGTTGACTGGGCTGGCAGGTTCGGGCAAAAGCTCTCTGATCAACTTGATGTACAGTGTTCTTGGGAGATCTGGTCTCATCCCTTTCGCTCAGACCTCGG GAGAATCTTCGAATTACACTACGATGTACCTCGAAGAGCACAACGTTTTGCGGTCACCAAGAAACGGGTTTTGCGTCTTCAACACGAGGGGTTTAGATCAAGACCAGATGGAAGAAGGGTTGAAAGAGGTTTCGGGTTGGATGGCCGACGGGGTTCGCCATAACCAACCTTGTTTTCGACAACAGGACGAAAATGTCAAGGAACTTGGCGGATCAATGCAGGGGATAACTAGTTCAAGATATGTCAAGAGAAAGGTCAATTGTGTGATGCTTGTGGCTAATCTATCACTTGTCAGCAAAGCTTTCGAAAGTAGTGATTTGAGGTCTATTAATGCCTTGAGGGACCTTTACAATTTGCCATCTGCTAAAAGTGCTA ACGAGAACCCGATCTTGATCTTAACACATGGAGACACCCTAAATGCAGAAGATAGGATCAATGGGAGGCTAAAGCTATGCGAATATTTGGGGATACCAGAGACTACTGGCGCATATGACATACCCTGTTTGACGGAACAAGGAATCTTGGCCGAGGAATCCGATCCCGTTACTGCATTTGCCTTAACCGAAGCTGTTTACAGGGCTTTGCTTCAATCTGACAGAACCCATCTTCCAAAGAAGTTGTTCTTGGATTATATAATCTTGGTCTTTTCTTGGATAATGTGGTGCATTGCTTCATTCTTTGCGTTGCTTGCACACTTGTTCGCTAAATTTGGCCATCACCAGAAGAAACTTAAACTGTGA